The Myxococcota bacterium genome has a segment encoding these proteins:
- a CDS encoding Zn-dependent hydrolase gives MAEALRIDARRLAADLDALSRIGRVEGGGLDRRAFGDGDRAGRAWLAQRIRDAGFAVHVDGAANLGTCLPGSTDLPCVMTGSHIDTVPGAGQLDGALGVLCGLEALRTLAERGPGLARTVELVAFSDEEGRFGGMLGSQAMSGQLTPDAIERARDLDGTTLVDAMAAAGHRAHDALGAEREAGSIHAYVELHIEQGPVLERTGHAIGVVDAITGLFRWDVRLLGETNHAGTTPMDMRRDAFQGLAEVAAQIDRVLEENGGPRSRATVGRVDLVPGAANVIPGEARFALEVRDTDAHSLSELSTAFRRAFSAVARRRDLRFEYEVVSELAPVACDARVVDAARAACAALGTEPLAMPSGAAHDAQMIARIAPAGMIFVPSRAGRSHSPAEWTSPADIELGANVLLHALVELAR, from the coding sequence ATGGCTGAAGCGCTGCGCATCGACGCGCGGCGCCTCGCCGCGGACCTCGACGCGCTGTCGCGCATCGGGCGCGTCGAGGGCGGCGGGCTCGACCGGCGCGCCTTCGGCGACGGCGATCGCGCGGGGCGCGCGTGGCTCGCGCAGCGCATCCGCGACGCGGGCTTCGCCGTGCACGTCGACGGCGCGGCGAACCTCGGCACCTGCCTTCCGGGCTCGACCGACCTCCCGTGCGTGATGACGGGCTCGCACATCGACACCGTGCCGGGCGCCGGACAGCTCGACGGCGCGCTCGGCGTGCTGTGCGGGCTCGAGGCGCTGCGCACGCTCGCCGAGCGCGGGCCCGGGCTCGCGCGCACGGTCGAGCTCGTCGCGTTCAGCGACGAGGAGGGCCGCTTCGGCGGGATGCTCGGCTCGCAGGCGATGAGCGGGCAGCTCACGCCCGACGCGATCGAGCGCGCGCGCGACCTCGACGGCACGACGCTCGTCGACGCGATGGCCGCGGCCGGGCACCGCGCGCACGACGCGCTCGGCGCCGAGCGCGAAGCCGGCAGCATCCACGCCTACGTCGAGCTCCACATCGAGCAGGGGCCGGTGCTCGAGCGCACGGGGCACGCGATCGGCGTCGTCGACGCGATCACCGGGCTCTTCCGCTGGGACGTGAGGCTGCTCGGCGAGACCAACCACGCCGGCACGACGCCGATGGACATGCGCCGCGACGCGTTCCAGGGGCTCGCCGAGGTCGCGGCGCAGATCGACCGCGTGCTCGAGGAGAACGGCGGGCCGCGCAGCCGCGCGACCGTCGGGCGCGTCGACCTCGTGCCCGGCGCCGCGAACGTGATTCCCGGCGAGGCGCGCTTCGCGCTCGAGGTGCGCGACACCGACGCACATTCGCTGTCCGAGCTCTCGACCGCGTTCCGGCGCGCCTTCTCGGCGGTCGCGCGCCGACGCGACCTGCGCTTCGAGTACGAGGTCGTGAGCGAGCTCGCGCCGGTCGCGTGCGACGCGCGCGTCGTCGACGCCGCGCGCGCCGCCTGCGCGGCGCTCGGGACCGAGCCGCTCGCGATGCCGAGCGGCGCCGCGCACGATGCGCAGATGATCGCGCGCATCGCGCCTGCCGGGATGATCTTCGTCCCGAGCCGCGCCGGCCGCAGCCACTCGCCCGCGGAGTGGACGTCGCCCGCCGACATCGAGCTCGGCGCGAACGTCCTGCTGCACGCGCTCGTCGAGCTCGCGCGATGA
- a CDS encoding aspartate carbamoyltransferase — MADERPLDVQGFERPREFMERVSEDLGPLLDIANRPIISAHQFDREQVVQLCRVAARYETQPQRINRPLTGKILISAFYEPSTRTRLSFESAWHRLGGDVMSITDPTSTGLAKGESLRDIGEMLNQYGDLVVLRDSDERAVYEMLETLRIPIVNGGNGLDEHPTQALADVYALLKWRPAIASGEPCEPVRIGVIGVPGRMRTVRSLLVLLSRFADVIDRVVIVTDEEAPFSKGQREELEQAGLRIDVSADLDATLPSLDVVYINAIAWKGTSYESIGARFRLTAESPFKPGAVVLHPLARGEELDPSVDATPHNWYFAQARGAVFVRMALLSALLKTYV, encoded by the coding sequence CTGGCGGACGAGCGTCCGCTCGACGTCCAGGGGTTCGAGCGCCCGCGCGAATTCATGGAGCGCGTGTCCGAGGATCTCGGCCCGCTGCTCGACATCGCGAACCGGCCGATCATCTCGGCGCACCAGTTCGACCGCGAGCAGGTCGTGCAGCTCTGCCGCGTCGCGGCGCGCTACGAGACGCAGCCGCAGCGGATCAACCGTCCGCTCACCGGCAAGATCCTGATCAGCGCCTTCTACGAGCCGAGCACGCGCACGCGCCTCTCGTTCGAGAGCGCGTGGCACCGGCTCGGCGGCGACGTCATGTCGATCACCGACCCGACGTCGACCGGGCTCGCGAAGGGCGAGTCGCTGCGCGACATCGGCGAGATGCTGAACCAGTACGGCGACCTCGTCGTGCTGCGCGACTCCGACGAACGCGCCGTCTACGAGATGCTCGAGACGCTGCGCATCCCGATCGTGAACGGCGGCAACGGGCTCGACGAGCACCCGACGCAGGCGCTCGCCGACGTGTACGCGCTGCTCAAGTGGCGGCCGGCGATCGCCTCGGGAGAGCCGTGCGAGCCCGTGCGCATCGGCGTGATCGGCGTGCCGGGGCGCATGCGCACCGTGCGCAGCCTGCTCGTGCTGCTCTCGCGCTTCGCGGACGTGATCGACCGCGTCGTGATCGTGACCGACGAGGAAGCGCCCTTCTCGAAGGGCCAGCGCGAGGAGCTCGAGCAGGCCGGCCTGCGCATCGACGTCTCCGCCGACCTCGACGCGACGCTGCCCTCGCTCGACGTCGTCTACATCAACGCGATCGCGTGGAAGGGCACGAGCTACGAGTCGATCGGCGCGCGCTTCCGGCTCACGGCCGAGTCGCCGTTCAAGCCCGGCGCCGTCGTGCTGCACCCGCTCGCGCGCGGCGAGGAGCTCGACCCGAGCGTCGATGCGACGCCGCACAACTGGTACTTCGCGCAGGCGCGCGGCGCGGTGTTCGTGCGGATGGCGCTCCTCTCCGCGCTGCTCAAGACGTACGTCTAG
- a CDS encoding sodium:solute symporter family protein translates to MGEVAAGVLDPAIGWAILAAFSVLWVALGWWLGRDAGDLEGFMLAGRRVGLALGVATTMATWVTSNTTMAAPQLALQLGVWGMVGYSLGAVGLLLFAPLARRIRTLMPGGFTSGDFVRLRYGKLAWRVFLGVSLFYALGWLISMGMAGGVLIHALTGIEYRVGMSVIVAICVLYTLLGGLRAVIGTDFLQTLIILVGVVALAWLAIDRVGFDVMHASLARERPELLNLLFPAAIMFLFNNLLFGVGEIFHSNVWWSRAFAFREGVGLPAYLIAGLLWLPIPIVAGMIALAVPALGLNVPAADMVGPMVAANLLGEGGAVIVFIVVFAALASSLDSLLAATSDLVLTDLYKGHVRPSATPDELARAARYVVLGLGLLTWALCLPRLATLAELLHFTGAFVASTIWPIAAGLVWRRANAAGAVAGMVGGTAAGLVAYFAIGFYVAALASAAVSMLAVWLAARIAPGDFDWSRLAAADGEGRS, encoded by the coding sequence ATGGGTGAGGTCGCGGCGGGCGTGCTCGACCCGGCGATCGGCTGGGCGATCCTCGCGGCGTTCAGCGTGCTGTGGGTGGCGCTCGGATGGTGGCTCGGCCGCGACGCCGGCGACCTCGAGGGCTTCATGCTCGCGGGCCGCCGCGTCGGGCTCGCGCTCGGCGTCGCGACGACGATGGCCACCTGGGTCACGAGCAACACCACGATGGCCGCGCCGCAGCTCGCGCTGCAGCTCGGCGTGTGGGGCATGGTCGGCTACTCGCTCGGCGCGGTCGGCCTGCTGCTCTTCGCGCCGCTCGCGCGTCGCATCCGCACGCTCATGCCGGGCGGATTCACGAGCGGCGACTTCGTGCGCCTGCGCTACGGGAAGCTCGCGTGGCGCGTCTTCCTCGGCGTGTCGCTCTTCTACGCGCTCGGGTGGCTCATCTCGATGGGCATGGCGGGCGGCGTGCTGATCCACGCGCTCACGGGCATCGAGTACCGCGTCGGCATGAGCGTGATCGTCGCGATCTGCGTGCTGTACACGCTGCTCGGCGGCCTGCGCGCGGTGATCGGCACGGACTTCCTGCAGACGCTCATCATCCTCGTCGGCGTCGTCGCGCTCGCGTGGCTCGCGATCGATCGCGTCGGCTTCGACGTCATGCACGCGTCGCTCGCGCGCGAACGGCCCGAGCTGCTGAACCTCCTCTTCCCGGCCGCGATCATGTTCCTGTTCAACAACCTGCTGTTCGGCGTGGGCGAGATCTTCCACTCGAACGTGTGGTGGAGCCGCGCGTTCGCGTTCCGCGAGGGCGTCGGCCTCCCGGCGTACCTGATCGCGGGCCTCCTGTGGCTGCCGATCCCGATCGTCGCGGGCATGATCGCGCTCGCGGTTCCCGCGCTCGGGCTCAACGTCCCGGCCGCCGACATGGTGGGCCCGATGGTCGCCGCGAACCTGCTCGGCGAGGGCGGCGCCGTCATCGTCTTCATCGTCGTGTTCGCCGCGCTCGCATCGAGCCTCGACTCGCTGCTCGCGGCGACGTCGGACCTCGTGCTGACGGACCTCTACAAGGGCCACGTGCGGCCCTCGGCGACGCCCGACGAGCTCGCGCGCGCCGCGCGCTACGTGGTGCTCGGGCTCGGCCTGCTCACGTGGGCGCTCTGTCTGCCGCGGCTCGCCACGCTCGCCGAGCTGCTGCACTTCACCGGCGCCTTCGTCGCGAGCACGATCTGGCCGATCGCGGCGGGCCTCGTGTGGCGCCGCGCGAACGCCGCCGGCGCGGTCGCGGGCATGGTCGGCGGCACGGCGGCCGGGCTCGTCGCCTACTTCGCGATCGGCTTCTACGTCGCGGCGCTCGCGTCGGCGGCGGTGTCCATGCTCGCCGTCTGGCTGGCCGCGCGCATCGCGCCCGGCGACTTCGACTGGTCGCGGCTCGCCGCGGCCGACGGGGAGGGCCGATCGTGA
- a CDS encoding isochorismatase family cysteine hydrolase, with protein sequence MSADRGRGAEGGGAPAFLNVDPLRDSYREAFVEAPALRRSLATAHTALLCIDMQYLDAARGHGVFADAEAAGVPLEAQDYYFDRLERIVLPNVHRLQEAFRAAGLEVVHTRIRSLTRDGRDRSAGHKRLGLHAPPGSKEAEFLEIVAPHGDEIVIDKTASGVFNATNLSYVLRNMGVTALFVVGVYTNECVSTAIRDACDLGYYTTLVSDGCATVTPDLQHAAITTLKDRYARVLTTAAAIAEVEELASREAARVAADG encoded by the coding sequence ATGAGCGCCGACCGCGGACGCGGCGCGGAGGGCGGCGGCGCGCCCGCCTTCCTGAACGTCGACCCGCTGCGCGACAGCTACCGGGAGGCGTTCGTCGAGGCGCCGGCGCTGCGGCGCTCGCTCGCGACCGCGCACACGGCGCTCCTGTGCATCGACATGCAGTACCTCGACGCCGCGCGCGGTCACGGCGTGTTCGCGGACGCCGAGGCCGCGGGCGTGCCGCTCGAGGCGCAGGACTACTACTTCGACCGCCTCGAGCGGATCGTGCTCCCGAACGTGCACCGGCTGCAGGAGGCGTTCCGCGCCGCGGGGCTCGAGGTCGTGCACACGCGCATCCGCTCGCTCACCCGCGACGGGCGCGACCGCAGCGCGGGCCACAAGCGGCTCGGCCTGCACGCGCCTCCCGGCTCGAAGGAGGCGGAGTTCCTCGAGATCGTCGCGCCGCACGGCGACGAGATCGTGATCGACAAGACGGCGTCGGGCGTCTTCAACGCGACGAACCTGTCCTACGTGCTGCGCAACATGGGGGTCACGGCGCTCTTCGTCGTCGGCGTCTACACGAACGAGTGCGTGTCGACCGCGATCCGCGACGCCTGCGACCTCGGCTACTACACGACGCTCGTCTCCGACGGGTGCGCGACGGTGACGCCCGATCTCCAGCACGCCGCGATCACGACGCTCAAGGATCGCTATGCGCGCGTGCTGACCACGGCGGCCGCGATCGCCGAGGTCGAGGAGCTCGCGAGCCGCGAGGCGGCGAGGGTCGCGGCCGATGGGTGA
- a CDS encoding cytochrome c peroxidase, whose protein sequence is MSTPSAPAALLAALALAGAFACAPPAVRPPGAARPPPAARPLAAPADDDGLARATGLDVPFPAPTAPPGSAEQVELGRLLFFDPVLSRDGSLACASCHAPERAFADGRRTPVGPRGPLARNAPTLYNAGFKQRLFWDRRAPSLEVQVFGPLFSPEEMAARPGPLLARLRAVPEYVERFERAFGPGAGDGAASGARAGAVDLERLARALAAFERTLVSRDSRFDRHARGDATALTAQERRGLRAFRSLATRCFECHRLPTFDAPLALAIGVPSDDPGVGGATGEPARRGHFGVPTLRNVGRTAPYMHDGSIATLEEVVDFYRHGGGRALGVPDDRVDAQVRPIEMTDAEAADLVAFLRALGDESRRPATPDAVPSGLPVPRLGDDAHPQEDGS, encoded by the coding sequence GTGTCGACGCCGTCCGCTCCCGCCGCGCTCCTCGCCGCGCTCGCGCTCGCGGGTGCGTTCGCGTGCGCGCCGCCCGCGGTGCGGCCGCCCGGCGCCGCGCGCCCGCCGCCCGCCGCGCGGCCGCTCGCGGCGCCGGCGGACGACGACGGGCTCGCGCGCGCGACGGGTCTCGACGTCCCGTTCCCCGCGCCGACCGCGCCGCCCGGGAGCGCCGAGCAGGTCGAGCTCGGCCGGCTGCTCTTCTTCGACCCCGTCCTCTCGCGGGACGGCTCGCTCGCGTGCGCGAGCTGCCACGCGCCCGAGCGCGCGTTCGCGGACGGGCGGCGCACGCCCGTCGGGCCGCGCGGCCCGCTCGCGCGCAACGCGCCCACGCTCTACAACGCCGGCTTCAAGCAGCGCCTCTTCTGGGATCGCCGCGCGCCGTCGCTCGAGGTGCAGGTCTTCGGGCCGCTCTTCTCGCCCGAAGAGATGGCCGCGCGCCCGGGCCCGCTGCTCGCGCGGCTGCGCGCGGTCCCCGAGTACGTCGAGCGCTTCGAGCGCGCGTTCGGCCCGGGGGCGGGCGACGGTGCCGCGAGCGGCGCGCGCGCGGGCGCCGTCGATCTCGAGCGCCTCGCGCGCGCGCTCGCGGCGTTCGAGCGCACGCTCGTCTCGCGCGATTCGCGCTTCGATCGCCACGCGCGCGGCGACGCGACGGCGCTCACGGCGCAGGAGCGCCGCGGCCTGCGCGCGTTCCGCTCGCTCGCGACGCGCTGCTTCGAGTGCCACCGGCTGCCGACGTTCGACGCGCCGCTCGCCCTCGCGATCGGCGTGCCGAGCGACGACCCGGGCGTCGGCGGCGCGACGGGCGAGCCCGCGCGCCGCGGCCACTTCGGCGTCCCGACGCTGCGCAACGTCGGCCGCACCGCGCCCTACATGCACGACGGGTCGATCGCGACGCTCGAGGAGGTGGTCGACTTCTACCGGCACGGCGGTGGTCGCGCGCTCGGCGTGCCCGACGACCGCGTCGATGCGCAGGTGCGCCCGATCGAGATGACCGATGCCGAGGCCGCCGACCTCGTCGCCTTCCTGCGCGCGCTCGGCGACGAGTCGCGGCGTCCCGCGACGCCCGACGCGGTACCGTCGGGCCTTCCCGTGCCGCGCCTCGGCGACGACGCCCACCCGCAGGAGGACGGATCGTGA
- a CDS encoding inorganic diphosphatase, producing the protein MTTPRRAPSLASALAALVAMLACGCARAPAASPAIVSMRVPAVATTPPRNADGTLNALVEIPAGTNEKWEASESDPTLLEWERLDGGARRVVRYLAYPANYGMVPGTLQRAEDGGDGDPLDVVVLGPALPRGALVAVRPIAVLALLDDGEVDDKIVAVPASGPFSEVDDLAALRARFPGVDAILEAWFTHYKGAGRTESRGWRDRAAAEEIVERAVRAALPR; encoded by the coding sequence ATGACGACGCCGCGCAGGGCGCCGTCGCTCGCGAGCGCGCTCGCTGCGCTCGTCGCGATGCTCGCGTGCGGGTGCGCGCGCGCACCCGCCGCGTCGCCCGCGATCGTCTCGATGCGCGTGCCCGCCGTCGCGACGACGCCGCCGCGCAACGCCGACGGCACGCTCAACGCGCTGGTCGAGATCCCGGCCGGCACGAACGAGAAGTGGGAGGCGTCGGAGTCCGACCCGACGCTCCTCGAGTGGGAGCGCCTCGACGGCGGCGCGCGCCGCGTCGTCCGCTACCTCGCCTATCCCGCCAACTACGGCATGGTGCCCGGCACGCTGCAGCGCGCCGAGGACGGCGGCGACGGCGACCCGCTCGACGTCGTCGTGCTCGGGCCGGCGCTGCCGCGCGGCGCGCTCGTCGCGGTGCGGCCGATCGCCGTCCTCGCGCTGCTCGACGACGGCGAGGTCGACGACAAGATCGTGGCCGTGCCCGCGAGCGGGCCGTTCTCGGAGGTCGACGACCTGGCCGCGCTGCGCGCGCGCTTCCCGGGCGTCGACGCCATCCTCGAAGCCTGGTTCACGCACTACAAGGGCGCGGGGCGCACCGAGTCGCGCGGCTGGCGCGACCGCGCGGCCGCGGAGGAGATCGTCGAGCGCGCCGTGCGCGCCGCGCTCCCGCGGTGA
- a CDS encoding amidohydrolase family protein → MTDLGFKAFDADHHYYEPEDAFVRHMDPRMAKRAMQWADVGGRRCLLVGGKINRFIPNPTFDPVAKPGCLDEYFRGRNQEGKSTRDLFGELEPINPAYRNRDARIALLDTQELDGCFMFPTLAVGMEEALSNDPQAAVAAFRAFNRWLEEDWGFAYQERIYSTPYVSLIDVDAAIEELEFALEHDARVINMRTAPVHTPQGWRSPADPVYDRYWQRVNDAGISVMFHSGDAGYLRFSEMWGGGEEFRAFDFNPKRLCLSASAPADYFATVICDGLFDRFPNLRMATIEQGSGWVFPLLKKLEKAYGQMPYAFKRDPLETFAKHVWVSPYYEDDLHGLRDAIGSDHILFGSDYPHAEGLADPVSFVNDLGGFSKDEVQLIMRDNATALAELRPA, encoded by the coding sequence ATGACCGATCTCGGCTTCAAGGCCTTCGACGCGGATCACCACTACTACGAGCCCGAGGACGCGTTCGTCCGCCACATGGACCCGCGCATGGCGAAGCGCGCCATGCAGTGGGCCGACGTCGGCGGCCGCCGCTGCCTGCTCGTCGGCGGCAAGATCAACCGCTTCATCCCGAACCCGACGTTCGACCCCGTGGCGAAGCCGGGCTGCCTCGACGAGTACTTCCGCGGGCGCAACCAGGAGGGCAAGAGCACGCGCGACCTGTTCGGCGAGCTCGAGCCGATCAACCCCGCCTACCGCAACCGCGACGCGCGCATCGCGTTGCTCGATACCCAGGAGCTCGACGGCTGCTTCATGTTCCCGACGCTCGCGGTCGGCATGGAGGAGGCGCTCTCGAACGACCCGCAGGCGGCGGTCGCGGCCTTCAGGGCGTTCAACCGCTGGCTCGAGGAAGACTGGGGCTTCGCCTACCAGGAGCGCATCTACTCGACGCCCTACGTCTCGCTGATCGACGTCGACGCGGCGATCGAGGAGCTCGAGTTCGCGCTCGAGCACGACGCGCGCGTGATCAACATGCGCACGGCGCCCGTGCACACGCCGCAGGGCTGGCGTTCGCCCGCCGACCCGGTCTACGACCGCTACTGGCAGAGGGTGAACGACGCCGGCATCAGCGTGATGTTCCACTCGGGCGACGCGGGCTACCTGCGCTTCTCGGAGATGTGGGGCGGCGGCGAGGAGTTCCGCGCGTTCGACTTCAACCCGAAGCGCCTGTGCCTGTCGGCCAGCGCGCCGGCGGACTACTTCGCGACCGTCATCTGCGACGGCCTCTTCGACCGCTTCCCGAACCTGCGCATGGCGACGATCGAGCAGGGCAGCGGCTGGGTCTTCCCGCTGCTCAAGAAGCTCGAGAAGGCGTACGGCCAGATGCCGTACGCGTTCAAGCGCGACCCGCTCGAGACCTTCGCGAAGCACGTCTGGGTGTCGCCGTACTACGAAGACGACCTGCACGGGCTGCGCGACGCGATCGGCTCCGACCACATCCTGTTCGGCTCGGACTACCCGCACGCCGAGGGGCTCGCGGACCCGGTGTCCTTCGTGAACGACCTCGGCGGCTTCTCGAAGGACGAGGTCCAGCTGATCATGCGCGACAACGCGACGGCGCTCGCCGAGCTGCGCCCCGCCTAG
- a CDS encoding TetR/AcrR family transcriptional regulator, producing the protein MGTRQERSEERRQRIIAAARDCFGQHGFAGATVEAIASAAGVSNGLLYKHFRGKEHLFEVVVAEIVRDWVRALVPSDAEALTPTQKLEAMFRRSVGFCRTHPLLPGVLSGDARFELARIGNPNRGRIHAHRQLIADVLADGMAKGEFRADLDVDAVADVIQHVHAEYSSRAYRLDPEFPYDDELIDAAVRFVHDAVCARDA; encoded by the coding sequence GTGGGAACGCGCCAGGAGCGGAGCGAGGAGCGCCGGCAGCGGATCATCGCCGCGGCGCGCGACTGCTTCGGCCAGCACGGCTTCGCCGGCGCCACGGTCGAGGCGATCGCGTCGGCGGCCGGCGTCTCGAACGGCCTCCTCTACAAGCACTTCCGCGGCAAGGAGCACCTGTTCGAGGTCGTCGTCGCCGAGATCGTGCGCGACTGGGTGCGCGCGCTCGTGCCCTCGGACGCGGAGGCCCTGACGCCGACGCAGAAGCTCGAAGCGATGTTCCGCCGCTCGGTCGGCTTCTGCCGCACGCATCCGCTCCTGCCCGGCGTCCTGAGCGGCGACGCGCGCTTCGAGCTCGCGCGCATCGGCAACCCGAACCGCGGCCGCATCCACGCCCATCGCCAGCTGATCGCCGACGTGCTCGCCGACGGCATGGCGAAGGGCGAGTTCCGCGCCGACCTCGACGTCGACGCCGTCGCCGACGTCATCCAGCACGTCCACGCCGAGTACTCCTCGCGCGCCTACCGCCTCGACCCCGAGTTCCCCTACGACGACGAGCTGATCGACGCGGCCGTGCGCTTCGTGCACGACGCCGTGTGCGCGCGCGACGCATGA
- the asnB gene encoding asparagine synthase (glutamine-hydrolyzing): MCGIAGVLHADPSRPVAPATLVAMAAIQHHRGPDGFGVEAQDGVGMSHARLSIIDLDEQRGRQPFRSADGRFLLAQNGELYDYKRIRADLVAQGARFRTKSDSEIVLHLCERGGLDAALPELRGEFAFALWDGDAQTLSLVRDRFGIKPLYWTRVGETLVFGSELKVLFAHPDVPRRFDSAGLFHQLMQTMVPGTTAFAGVRQVAPGSVLTVRRRDGRLEIRERRYWDMPFPEGGAHARMSDDEAIEAVREKLLEAVQLRLEADVPVGCYLSGGIDSCSILGLASAVQQSPVKAFTIGFDSDEYDETPIAREMALAVGAEQDVLRLDATHLYDHFEETLWHTERTVYNTLAVAKLLMSRHVNEARYKVVVTGEGSDELFAGYPAFRNDLFLHGLDELPPDERARWRRDLRDANALVRGAMLAEREIDDPALTARVGFTPACLQPWLACAAHVPALIEPERRASLAGYEPGRAIAEALDASALEGRHPLDRAQYVWIKTMLEGQILTWGGDRVDMANSMEARPAFLDHHLAELAATLPPSVRIRGRTEKWVLREAMKGLLPRVLYERQKFAFMAPPAHTDPKKWQAMQGLARRHLSAEAIDEAGLLSRDGVAALFALHDDPATTAATRNTLDAVFNHLIGVQVLHERLVAADVPAIARARADELGWSAAR; encoded by the coding sequence ATGTGCGGAATCGCCGGCGTGCTGCACGCCGACCCGTCGCGCCCCGTCGCGCCCGCGACGCTCGTCGCGATGGCGGCCATCCAGCACCACCGCGGGCCCGACGGGTTCGGCGTCGAGGCGCAGGACGGCGTCGGCATGAGCCACGCGCGACTCTCGATCATCGACCTCGACGAGCAGCGCGGGCGCCAGCCGTTCCGCAGCGCGGACGGCCGCTTCCTGCTCGCGCAGAACGGCGAGCTCTACGACTACAAGCGCATCCGCGCCGACCTCGTCGCGCAGGGCGCGCGCTTCCGCACGAAGAGCGACTCGGAGATCGTGCTGCACCTGTGCGAGCGCGGCGGCCTCGACGCCGCGCTCCCCGAGCTGCGCGGCGAGTTCGCGTTCGCGCTGTGGGACGGCGACGCGCAGACGCTCTCGCTCGTGCGCGACCGCTTCGGCATCAAGCCGCTCTACTGGACGCGCGTGGGCGAGACGCTCGTCTTCGGCTCCGAGCTGAAGGTGCTCTTCGCGCACCCGGACGTGCCGCGCCGCTTCGACTCCGCCGGCCTCTTCCACCAGCTGATGCAGACGATGGTGCCCGGGACGACGGCCTTCGCCGGCGTTCGGCAGGTCGCGCCGGGCAGCGTGCTCACGGTGCGGCGCCGCGACGGACGGCTCGAGATCCGCGAGCGGCGCTACTGGGACATGCCGTTCCCGGAAGGCGGCGCGCACGCGCGGATGTCCGACGACGAGGCGATCGAGGCCGTGCGAGAGAAGCTGCTCGAGGCCGTGCAGCTGCGGCTCGAGGCCGACGTGCCCGTCGGCTGCTACCTCTCGGGCGGCATCGACTCCTGCTCGATCCTCGGCCTCGCGTCGGCCGTCCAGCAGTCGCCCGTCAAGGCGTTCACGATCGGCTTCGACAGCGACGAGTACGACGAGACGCCGATCGCGCGCGAGATGGCGCTCGCCGTCGGCGCCGAGCAGGACGTGCTGCGCCTCGACGCGACGCACCTCTACGACCACTTCGAGGAGACGCTCTGGCATACGGAGCGCACCGTCTACAACACGCTCGCGGTCGCGAAGCTCCTGATGAGCCGCCACGTGAACGAGGCGCGCTACAAGGTCGTGGTGACGGGCGAGGGGTCGGACGAGCTCTTCGCCGGCTATCCCGCCTTCCGCAACGATCTCTTCCTGCATGGCCTCGACGAGCTCCCGCCCGACGAGCGCGCGCGCTGGCGGCGCGACCTGCGCGACGCGAACGCGCTCGTCCGCGGCGCGATGCTCGCCGAGCGCGAGATCGACGACCCCGCGCTCACCGCGCGCGTCGGCTTCACGCCCGCGTGCCTGCAGCCGTGGCTCGCGTGCGCCGCGCACGTGCCCGCGCTCATCGAGCCCGAGCGCCGCGCGTCGCTCGCCGGCTACGAGCCCGGCCGCGCGATCGCCGAGGCGCTCGACGCGAGCGCGCTCGAGGGCCGCCATCCGCTCGACCGCGCGCAGTACGTCTGGATCAAGACGATGCTCGAGGGACAGATCCTGACGTGGGGCGGCGACCGCGTGGACATGGCGAACTCGATGGAGGCGCGGCCGGCCTTCCTCGACCACCACCTCGCCGAGCTCGCGGCGACGCTGCCTCCGTCGGTGCGCATCCGCGGCCGCACCGAGAAGTGGGTGCTGCGCGAGGCGATGAAGGGGCTGCTCCCGCGCGTGCTCTACGAGCGCCAGAAGTTCGCGTTCATGGCGCCGCCCGCGCACACGGACCCGAAGAAGTGGCAGGCGATGCAGGGGCTCGCGCGCCGTCACCTGTCGGCCGAGGCGATCGACGAGGCGGGGCTCCTGTCGCGCGACGGCGTCGCGGCGCTGTTCGCGCTCCACGACGACCCGGCCACGACCGCTGCGACGCGCAACACGCTCGACGCCGTGTTCAACCACCTGATCGGCGTGCAGGTGCTGCACGAGCGGCTCGTCGCCGCGGACGTGCCCGCGATCGCGCGCGCTCGGGCGGACGAGCTCGGCTGGAGCGCCGCGCGTTAG